In the Actinomycetota bacterium genome, one interval contains:
- a CDS encoding tryptophan synthase subunit beta (catalyzes the formation of L-tryptophan from L-serine and 1-(indol-3-yl)glycerol 3-phosphate), producing the protein MTPTTTAADSRGRWGEYGGVFVPESLMEALRQLEAARVEAWADPDFHAELDRLNKEVIGRPTPLYLATRLTDMAGGARIWLKREDLAFTGAHKINNTLGQLLLTKRMGKTRVLAET; encoded by the coding sequence ATGACCCCTACCACAACCGCAGCCGACAGCCGCGGGCGCTGGGGCGAGTACGGCGGCGTCTTCGTCCCCGAATCCCTCATGGAGGCCCTTCGCCAGCTGGAGGCAGCCCGCGTCGAGGCCTGGGCCGACCCAGATTTCCACGCCGAGCTGGACCGCCTGAACAAAGAGGTCATCGGCCGCCCGACACCGCTCTACCTGGCCACCCGGCTGACCGACATGGCCGGCGGCGCCCGCATCTGGCTGAAGCGGGAGGACCTGGCGTTCACCGGCGCCCACAAGATCAACAACACCCTGGGCCAGTTGCTGCTGACCAAACGGATGGGCAAGACCCGGGTGCTGGCCGAGACCG
- the trpC gene encoding indole-3-glycerol phosphate synthase TrpC, with the protein MRTYLDRILEFTYDRVEDEKRKMSFGDLDREAQTMGQTRPFLAAMRGERISLIAEFKRRSPSKGIIREDFEPGQAAEAYAQGGASAMSVLTEPQFFNGSMDDLAKARAACKLPILRKDFMVDPYQIVQARAGGADAILLIVAGLPDKGLFAEMAAAASDYGLTALVEIHDPHELDAAFDIDPKLVGVNQRNLSTFEVDTTLAIKLRRQIPTDVSMVAESGITSRKQVEDLQEAGIDAILVGETLMRAADPARAAADLLGAESTE; encoded by the coding sequence GTGCGCACCTACCTGGACCGGATCCTCGAATTCACCTACGACCGGGTGGAGGACGAGAAGCGAAAGATGTCGTTCGGGGACCTCGACCGGGAGGCCCAGACCATGGGTCAGACCAGGCCGTTTCTTGCCGCCATGAGGGGCGAGCGCATCTCGTTGATCGCCGAGTTCAAGCGCCGGTCGCCCTCCAAAGGCATCATCCGGGAGGACTTCGAGCCCGGGCAGGCGGCCGAGGCTTACGCCCAGGGCGGCGCCTCGGCGATGTCGGTGCTGACCGAGCCCCAGTTCTTCAACGGGTCGATGGACGACCTCGCCAAGGCCCGGGCCGCCTGCAAGCTGCCTATCCTCCGCAAGGACTTCATGGTCGATCCGTACCAGATCGTCCAGGCCCGGGCCGGGGGCGCCGACGCCATCCTGCTCATCGTCGCCGGGCTTCCCGACAAGGGGCTGTTCGCCGAGATGGCCGCCGCCGCCTCGGACTACGGCCTGACTGCCCTGGTGGAGATTCACGACCCCCACGAGCTGGACGCCGCCTTCGACATCGATCCCAAACTGGTGGGGGTGAACCAGCGGAACCTCTCGACCTTTGAGGTCGACACCACTCTCGCCATCAAGCTGCGGCGCCAGATCCCCACCGACGTCTCGATGGTCGCCGAAAGCGGGATCACCTCCCGAAAGCAGGTGGAGGACCTGCAGGAGGCGGGCATCGACGCCATCCTGGTCGGCGAGACCCTCATGCGCGCCGCGGACCCGGCCCGCGCCGCGGCGGACCTGTTGGGCGCCGAATCCACTGAGTAG
- a CDS encoding Uma2 family endonuclease has translation MSVSASAGPAAGRRYTYADLEAIPEDNVRREIIDGELIVHASPVPRHQEAAGNLFLRLREYASQAGGKAYFAPLDVYFAEDNVVEPDLMFVRADHLERIGDKNMQGPPDLVVEISLPSTRRLDLVRKLDLYQRFGVPEFWFVDLEAERVEVHVLAGDTYPAPAILYPGQSLQSAGLPGLSVPVDEALAEE, from the coding sequence ATGTCAGTTTCGGCTTCGGCAGGGCCCGCAGCGGGGCGGCGGTACACCTACGCGGATCTGGAGGCCATTCCCGAGGACAACGTCCGGCGAGAGATCATCGACGGTGAGCTCATAGTGCATGCCTCCCCGGTCCCCAGGCACCAGGAAGCTGCTGGCAACCTGTTCTTGAGGCTGCGCGAGTACGCATCCCAAGCGGGAGGGAAGGCGTACTTCGCTCCGCTGGACGTCTATTTCGCCGAGGATAACGTGGTGGAACCGGATCTCATGTTCGTCCGAGCCGATCACCTGGAGCGAATCGGGGACAAGAACATGCAGGGTCCCCCTGATCTCGTGGTGGAGATCTCTTTGCCCTCGACCCGCAGGCTGGATCTAGTCCGCAAGCTCGATCTCTACCAGCGATTCGGGGTCCCCGAGTTCTGGTTCGTGGACCTGGAGGCGGAGCGGGTTGAAGTCCACGTGCTGGCCGGTGATACATATCCGGCTCCTGCGATCCTCTATCCGGGTCAAAGCCTGCAGTCTGCAGGATTGCCCGGATTGTCGGTTCCGGTCGACGAGGCGCTGGCGGAGGAGTAG
- a CDS encoding chorismate-binding protein, with the protein HLRQRLTVVANVVGEDTYDHAIARARELVAKLGEPLTYTPKGVEKAEFDLPPSTLGEQGYMDAVEKAKEYIRAGDIFQVVPSHRFSAPQEGDPFDVYRTLRLVNPSPYMFFLKHPDITLVGSSPEPLIKVEGRRVLQRPIAGSRPRGATPEEDEALGNDLFADPKERAEHVMLVDLARNDLGRVCSYGSVEVEEFMVIERYSHIMHMTSQVVGELSEGKTGLDALYASFPAGTVSGAPKIRAMEIIDELEPTRRGPYSGVVGYFDFSGNLDTCIALRTAYVVGGKIYIQAGGGIVADSDPHTEWLETVNKAKALLTAWAMARQP; encoded by the coding sequence CCACCTGCGCCAGCGGCTGACCGTCGTCGCCAACGTGGTCGGCGAGGACACCTACGACCATGCGATCGCCCGGGCCAGGGAGCTGGTCGCCAAGCTGGGCGAGCCGCTGACCTACACGCCGAAGGGCGTCGAAAAGGCGGAGTTTGACCTGCCTCCGAGCACGCTCGGCGAGCAGGGCTACATGGACGCGGTCGAGAAGGCCAAGGAGTACATCCGGGCGGGCGACATCTTCCAGGTGGTCCCGTCGCACCGGTTCTCCGCGCCTCAGGAGGGCGACCCGTTCGACGTCTACCGGACGCTGCGCCTGGTCAACCCGAGTCCGTACATGTTCTTCCTGAAGCACCCGGATATCACGCTGGTGGGGTCGTCCCCGGAGCCCCTGATCAAGGTGGAGGGCCGGCGGGTTCTGCAGCGCCCTATCGCCGGGTCCCGTCCCCGCGGGGCCACGCCGGAGGAGGACGAGGCGCTGGGCAACGACCTGTTCGCCGACCCCAAGGAGCGGGCCGAGCACGTGATGCTGGTGGACCTGGCCCGCAACGACCTGGGCCGGGTGTGCAGCTACGGCAGCGTCGAGGTCGAGGAGTTCATGGTTATCGAGCGGTACTCGCACATCATGCATATGACCTCGCAGGTGGTGGGGGAGTTGAGCGAAGGCAAGACCGGCCTGGATGCGCTGTACGCGTCGTTCCCGGCGGGAACCGTGTCGGGGGCGCCGAAGATCAGGGCGATGGAGATCATCGACGAGCTGGAGCCAACCCGGAGGGGACCGTACTCGGGGGTGGTGGGCTACTTCGACTTCTCGGGGAACCTCGACACCTGCATCGCGTTGCGGACGGCGTACGTGGTGGGCGGGAAGATCTACATTCAGGCCGGCGGGGGGATCGTGGCGGACTCCGATCCGCACACGGAGTGGCTGGAGACGGTGAACAAGGCGAAGGCGCTCCTGACCGCGTGGGCGATGGCCCGGCAGCCGTAG